In Polyangiaceae bacterium, one genomic interval encodes:
- a CDS encoding HEAT repeat domain-containing protein, with amino-acid sequence MNGRSLQDLRDDARAAAARGDAERARHALLGALGDTKVREEEYVSAARELREILVNIGDFRGALTLDWYTGNDRGQRDLVGRVPPIDRARTMLAWADRAEDPGRKQSLYANAADEYESAGLVAQAAIARERGGDLYRARALWSRLAQLLTGSGGDLYAAGLARFNLARTSMRTGETTAAREAVVAAVHLLEEAADRYETVGQRERAFDCYQVLIAVGRESGEFEHVLEGFVNVIRILREDHLRYYALQSYEEALAAAEKQREVAAAATLAREMSAYARKEGLPAVANFATLAQARLWQEVADAALTRGSPPSIAENALLAAVIALSEVGQYNRVGHVYDKLAVLEIEQARRKHYATARKRYVDAAETRIESQPLPAHLRHEVGFPDVWHVDLVEWEQRGSAAEATGDVILDPTAWAEVTRRRALLARLTALAIEAQEHAAPMLGAHAQLYVTLAEQLALVELYTILSPLERLFRKPEPQVRVAVVKALARFLYKRTFITLRDALADPDPNVVQEAAKALEDLRFPHAFDPLARIYRESQSTSVRASAIRALARIDTLEAAELLLSIIDHDGREEQKAAVEALKKARGMKFVDVAKNALPGLSEASKTAVREILRSRGVG; translated from the coding sequence GTGAACGGCAGATCGCTACAAGATCTGCGTGACGATGCGCGAGCCGCCGCAGCTCGCGGGGACGCCGAGCGTGCCCGCCATGCGCTGCTCGGTGCACTCGGCGACACCAAGGTTCGCGAAGAAGAGTACGTGTCTGCAGCGCGCGAGTTGCGCGAGATCCTGGTGAACATCGGCGACTTTCGCGGCGCCCTCACGCTGGATTGGTACACGGGCAACGACCGCGGGCAGCGCGATCTCGTGGGGCGCGTGCCTCCGATCGACCGCGCTCGAACGATGCTCGCGTGGGCCGATCGTGCCGAGGATCCTGGGCGGAAGCAGTCACTCTACGCCAACGCTGCCGACGAATACGAATCTGCGGGGCTCGTGGCACAAGCGGCCATTGCGCGTGAACGCGGCGGCGATCTTTATCGAGCACGAGCGCTCTGGTCACGCCTCGCGCAGCTCCTGACCGGCTCGGGTGGCGATCTCTATGCCGCGGGGCTTGCTCGCTTCAACTTGGCCCGCACGTCGATGCGTACGGGTGAAACGACTGCTGCGCGCGAAGCTGTCGTCGCGGCTGTGCACCTCCTGGAAGAAGCTGCAGATCGTTACGAAACCGTAGGACAACGCGAACGCGCGTTCGACTGCTACCAAGTCCTCATCGCGGTTGGTCGAGAGAGCGGCGAGTTCGAACACGTGCTCGAAGGGTTCGTCAACGTCATCCGCATTTTGCGCGAGGATCACCTTCGATATTACGCGCTCCAATCTTACGAAGAGGCGCTCGCCGCTGCGGAAAAGCAGAGAGAGGTCGCTGCTGCGGCCACGCTCGCGCGCGAGATGAGCGCGTACGCGCGCAAGGAAGGGCTGCCCGCGGTCGCCAACTTCGCAACGCTTGCACAAGCGCGGTTGTGGCAAGAAGTCGCGGACGCAGCGCTCACGCGAGGATCCCCTCCGTCGATTGCAGAAAACGCGCTGCTCGCAGCCGTCATCGCGCTGAGCGAGGTCGGGCAATACAACCGCGTGGGCCACGTGTACGACAAACTCGCGGTCCTCGAGATCGAGCAGGCGCGACGCAAACACTACGCGACTGCGCGCAAGCGCTACGTCGATGCTGCCGAGACGCGCATCGAAAGCCAACCGCTGCCGGCGCACTTGCGCCACGAAGTTGGGTTTCCGGATGTCTGGCACGTCGATCTGGTCGAGTGGGAGCAACGCGGCAGCGCAGCCGAAGCAACCGGCGACGTCATCCTCGACCCCACGGCATGGGCCGAAGTGACGCGGCGTCGAGCGCTTCTTGCGCGCCTCACGGCGCTCGCCATCGAGGCCCAAGAACACGCGGCTCCCATGCTCGGCGCGCACGCGCAGCTCTACGTCACGCTCGCCGAACAACTCGCCCTCGTCGAGCTCTACACGATCCTCTCTCCACTCGAACGCTTGTTTCGCAAGCCCGAGCCTCAGGTGCGCGTCGCGGTCGTCAAAGCGCTCGCGCGTTTCCTTTACAAGCGTACGTTCATCACGCTGCGCGATGCGCTGGCGGATCCGGATCCGAACGTCGTGCAAGAAGCTGCCAAGGCGCTCGAAGACCTACGCTTCCCGCATGCGTTCGACCCGCTGGCCCGCATCTACCGCGAATCTCAGAGCACCTCGGTGCGAGCGTCCGCCATCCGAGCGCTCGCGCGTATCGACACGCTCGAGGCCGCCGAGCTGCTTTTATCGATCATCGATCACGATGGGCGTGAGGAGCAGAAAGCCGCGGTCGAAGCGCTCAAGAAGGCGCGGGGCATGAAGTTTGTCGACGTCGCGAAGAACGCTCTCCCCGGTTTGTCGGAGGCGTCGAAAACGGCGGTTCGTGAGATTTTACGCAGTCGCGGGGTGGGTTGA
- a CDS encoding SUMF1/EgtB/PvdO family nonheme iron enzyme gives MTSSSVQDPLGITGTILAEKYRIDAIIGEGGFSIVYRAEHLIWRQPVAIKCFRILAQAPIDKRDELLDSFIQEGRLLASLSSRSAAIVQARDIGKFTTADGQWIPYMVLEWLEGKPLEQVLFEERVSGRPARQIHEAMALLEPVIVALEIAHAKNIAHRDIKPANIFVIGDPSAPSPFTKVLDFGIAKVMADHAAEASSSAKTGAEITAFTPNYGAPEQFSRTHGATGPWTDVFAMALILVEILRGGVPAFEGTDIIQFAVASRDPSRRPTPRTFGIEVSSEVEAVFAKALAVSPNDRFASMGQFWAALHQAVFPGATWNPGTTSGIWAPMSSVPGMSAPAGQPSQGAPYGSAAPSRPYASGAPSRPAAGTIPIFSAGSGFAPPPPNPGARPQVSTPMTQVPTVPNLGPKRSSAAFVAIAVITAAALVGGGLAAFKVFSKPQAAPKPTASATAQPSAAPSASTSAAPTRPTECPDGMVLVPGGKFFMGSDEPEFKLWQPAHKTIIDTFCIDTHEVTAGEYKACSDLGECKRPPELPNWPKTAGSSDAEHEKKRAAYAELCNFGKPDRDKHPINCVSWYLAESYCAFRKKRLPTEAEWEFAARGSDGRKFPWGDDPATTERMNAGGTEFTRWEKKYGFAASPRLYEVDDGFEGTAPVGSFPKGRTKFGADDFIGNVWEWTSDWFETYKPDEVINPQGAPNGDRKAIRGGSFNGGNLLWLNPAFRFHQVPDATTPVIGFRCAMNL, from the coding sequence ATGACAAGCAGCTCAGTACAGGATCCGCTCGGCATCACGGGGACGATTCTCGCCGAGAAGTACCGCATCGACGCGATCATCGGCGAAGGCGGCTTCAGCATCGTCTACCGCGCCGAACACCTCATTTGGCGGCAGCCGGTTGCGATCAAGTGCTTCCGCATTCTGGCGCAAGCTCCGATCGACAAGCGCGACGAGCTGCTCGACAGCTTCATCCAAGAAGGCCGGCTGCTCGCGAGTTTGTCCAGCCGATCGGCCGCCATCGTGCAAGCTCGCGACATCGGCAAGTTCACGACTGCCGACGGCCAGTGGATCCCGTACATGGTCCTCGAGTGGCTCGAGGGCAAACCGCTCGAACAAGTGCTCTTCGAAGAGCGCGTATCGGGTCGTCCGGCGCGTCAGATTCACGAAGCGATGGCCCTGCTCGAACCCGTCATCGTGGCGCTGGAAATCGCGCACGCGAAGAACATCGCGCATCGTGACATCAAGCCGGCCAACATCTTCGTCATTGGAGATCCGTCTGCACCATCGCCGTTCACCAAGGTGCTCGATTTCGGCATCGCAAAGGTGATGGCTGATCATGCAGCCGAGGCATCGTCTTCAGCCAAAACGGGCGCCGAAATCACCGCGTTCACGCCCAACTACGGCGCGCCCGAACAGTTCAGTCGAACGCACGGTGCAACGGGTCCGTGGACCGACGTGTTCGCCATGGCGCTCATCCTCGTGGAGATCCTCCGGGGCGGCGTGCCTGCATTCGAGGGGACAGACATCATTCAATTCGCCGTCGCCTCGCGTGATCCTTCGCGTCGGCCGACACCAAGAACCTTCGGCATCGAGGTATCGTCGGAAGTCGAAGCCGTCTTCGCCAAAGCGCTCGCCGTGTCACCGAATGATCGCTTCGCGTCGATGGGACAGTTCTGGGCAGCGCTGCATCAGGCGGTTTTTCCTGGCGCAACTTGGAACCCGGGAACGACGAGCGGGATTTGGGCACCGATGTCGTCGGTCCCGGGCATGTCGGCGCCAGCCGGACAGCCCTCGCAAGGCGCGCCCTACGGCAGTGCAGCACCGTCTCGACCTTACGCGAGCGGTGCGCCATCGCGGCCAGCCGCAGGAACGATTCCCATTTTCTCGGCAGGCAGCGGATTTGCGCCGCCTCCTCCAAACCCCGGCGCAAGACCACAAGTTTCGACACCGATGACGCAAGTGCCGACGGTGCCGAACCTGGGACCCAAGCGCTCATCAGCAGCTTTTGTGGCCATCGCCGTCATCACGGCAGCCGCGCTCGTTGGCGGCGGGCTTGCCGCGTTCAAGGTGTTCAGCAAGCCGCAAGCCGCTCCGAAGCCGACCGCCTCTGCAACCGCGCAACCAAGCGCAGCACCTTCGGCCTCGACATCGGCCGCGCCGACGCGACCAACCGAATGTCCCGATGGCATGGTGCTCGTGCCCGGCGGCAAGTTCTTCATGGGCTCGGACGAACCCGAGTTCAAACTTTGGCAACCCGCGCACAAGACGATCATCGATACGTTCTGCATCGATACGCACGAGGTCACCGCAGGCGAATACAAGGCCTGCTCCGACCTGGGCGAATGCAAGAGGCCGCCGGAGCTGCCGAACTGGCCCAAGACCGCCGGCTCGTCCGATGCGGAGCATGAAAAGAAACGCGCCGCCTATGCGGAGCTCTGCAACTTCGGCAAACCCGATCGCGACAAGCATCCGATCAACTGCGTCAGTTGGTACCTCGCAGAGAGCTACTGCGCGTTTCGCAAGAAGCGTTTGCCCACGGAAGCGGAGTGGGAGTTTGCCGCTCGCGGCTCGGACGGACGCAAGTTCCCCTGGGGCGACGATCCTGCAACGACCGAGCGGATGAATGCCGGCGGGACCGAGTTCACTCGCTGGGAGAAGAAGTATGGTTTCGCGGCGAGCCCACGCCTGTACGAAGTCGACGACGGCTTCGAAGGCACGGCTCCAGTAGGCAGTTTTCCCAAGGGAAGAACAAAGTTTGGCGCGGACGACTTCATCGGCAACGTGTGGGAATGGACGTCGGATTGGTTCGAGACGTACAAGCCCGACGAGGTCATCAATCCCCAAGGAGCGCCGAACGGAGACCGCAAAGCGATCCGCGGCGGTTCGTTCAACGGTGGCAACCTTCTTTGGCTGAATCCGGCGTTCCGCTTCCATCAAGTGCCGGATGCCACCACGCCCGTCATCGGATTCCGCTGCGCAATGAATCTCTGA
- a CDS encoding outer membrane beta-barrel protein: MRIGLVTALLAGVAIGAPASAHAQQTEPQAPGAQETQVQVTGTQQGRVAGLPPADQPMIRRIPQPIVSIEGGGGVVGFVGGAGSPGPAWNLRVTGALSDRFSIEGNYLGSVNDRSDNGESLVMTAIDAGVRYNVLLPEQFPVQPFVVAGAGYAGFAGNGGDPATMVVPLVAGAERLLTPNIKVGARFSYRPAFFDDLSLPNAAKGDRQGADTWTLLAQIGGGF; encoded by the coding sequence ATGAGAATTGGGTTGGTTACAGCCCTTCTGGCTGGAGTCGCAATTGGAGCGCCCGCGTCGGCCCATGCTCAACAAACCGAACCGCAAGCGCCTGGAGCGCAAGAAACCCAGGTGCAGGTGACGGGCACACAGCAGGGGCGGGTGGCAGGACTACCTCCTGCAGATCAGCCGATGATCCGCCGGATCCCGCAGCCCATCGTGTCCATCGAAGGTGGCGGCGGCGTCGTCGGGTTCGTCGGCGGAGCGGGAAGCCCCGGCCCCGCGTGGAACCTGCGCGTCACCGGCGCGTTGTCGGATCGATTCTCCATCGAGGGCAACTACCTGGGAAGCGTCAACGATCGCTCCGATAATGGCGAGTCTCTCGTGATGACCGCCATCGACGCCGGCGTTCGTTACAACGTCCTGCTCCCGGAACAATTCCCCGTGCAGCCATTCGTCGTGGCTGGCGCTGGGTATGCCGGCTTTGCGGGAAACGGCGGCGATCCTGCGACCATGGTCGTCCCGCTCGTGGCAGGCGCCGAGCGGCTCCTCACGCCAAACATCAAGGTCGGAGCGCGTTTCAGTTACCGCCCCGCGTTCTTCGATGATTTGTCGCTGCCGAACGCGGCCAAGGGCGATCGACAAGGAGCTGACACGTGGACGCTGCTCGCGCAGATCGGCGGCGGTTTCTGA
- a CDS encoding class I SAM-dependent methyltransferase produces the protein MSSSIAPPSGPGVPSSGVPPSCMPVALNLKVTGGEGQDEQEVALTGTLRPFVAEEMATVRASLEQAAWSTRGTLCVNLKRLKYMNNVAFLELNRFVRWVSTSRPELKIKFILSSVIPWAIRKFQVIAELYPSVTIEVYDKAFYPIQEVIEDDEFINVLRTQEKIIWEHEQDKLAWHGLRPGLRIADVCCGLGDFAILLQRDFRPEYIVGVDHSKPFLRYARQHVADYGLENIEYQYGDAAALLLPDNSFDFVTCRLGLQVFNEPQGILRELLRICRPGGRIYVTNELMSGIIGWPQKELFRWTYEKVIEMGHVLGMDMDTGLKTRSMLINAGLEDIKVHLIDINNMNSDSVGLAKVVESWNYVTRQMCQRSEQPPEVFERIREGLRAHVEAIQTEGGFASWPIYAGSGRKPFRS, from the coding sequence ATGAGCAGCTCGATTGCGCCTCCGTCGGGCCCGGGCGTGCCGTCGTCGGGCGTGCCGCCGTCATGCATGCCGGTCGCTTTGAACTTGAAGGTGACGGGTGGCGAAGGGCAGGACGAGCAGGAGGTAGCGCTCACGGGGACGCTGCGTCCGTTCGTTGCCGAAGAAATGGCGACGGTGCGCGCGTCGCTCGAGCAAGCGGCGTGGAGCACGCGGGGCACGCTGTGCGTGAACCTGAAGCGGCTCAAGTACATGAACAACGTCGCTTTTTTGGAGCTCAACCGCTTCGTGCGGTGGGTTTCGACGTCACGTCCCGAGCTGAAAATCAAGTTCATTCTTTCCAGCGTCATTCCGTGGGCCATACGGAAATTCCAGGTCATTGCTGAGCTTTACCCGTCGGTCACCATCGAGGTCTACGACAAGGCATTTTATCCAATCCAAGAGGTCATCGAGGACGACGAATTCATCAACGTTCTCCGCACCCAAGAGAAGATCATTTGGGAGCACGAGCAGGACAAGCTCGCGTGGCACGGGCTTCGGCCGGGGCTGCGCATTGCGGATGTTTGTTGTGGACTCGGCGATTTCGCCATCCTCTTGCAACGGGACTTTCGCCCTGAATACATCGTCGGCGTAGACCACTCGAAACCATTTTTGCGTTACGCGCGGCAACACGTCGCCGATTACGGGCTCGAGAACATCGAATACCAGTATGGCGATGCGGCCGCGCTCCTTTTGCCCGACAATTCGTTCGACTTCGTCACCTGCCGCCTGGGCTTGCAGGTTTTCAACGAACCGCAGGGCATTTTGCGCGAGCTTCTGCGAATTTGTCGTCCTGGAGGACGAATCTACGTCACCAATGAGCTCATGTCGGGCATCATCGGCTGGCCCCAGAAAGAACTATTTCGTTGGACCTACGAGAAGGTGATCGAGATGGGCCATGTTCTCGGGATGGACATGGATACCGGCCTAAAAACCAGGTCCATGCTGATAAATGCGGGCCTCGAGGACATCAAAGTCCATCTCATCGATATCAACAACATGAATTCGGATTCCGTAGGGCTTGCGAAGGTCGTCGAAAGCTGGAACTACGTAACGAGGCAGATGTGCCAGCGTAGCGAACAGCCTCCCGAGGTATTCGAGCGTATCCGAGAGGGCCTGCGCGCGCATGTCGAGGCAATTCAGACCGAAGGCGGGTTCGCCTCGTGGCCGATCTATGCCGGATCGGGTCGCAAGCCGTTCCGAAGCTGA
- a CDS encoding SpoIIE family protein phosphatase, translating into MLVVSSDHRSNGSPNAPSGIFARLNKFNTKFLLVTGVSVVVGAVLNVMVAQTGLVQLSARSRSEIEQGLTTSTREYLINHLNDKVKYTDYELGHVEKDIDTLAAIVQNFIDRDADIEPVLREAANLPALKDKLVYNQKSGWYQNANDEPAVVAAWGYQGDKETGTLKPETQALVDRTAILDLIMPAIAANGSSKVQIYYVGPHENPIARLTPYVDIGNILDGMAPGHNEKNWYDFFYPGLTEGCTKWLSEPGGLAKRKSQIVNYGPYDDAAGQGLVMTLFHPVWNKERTAFAGTIGFDISLAKIVDSIKDVKLRETGFAFLAQADGNLLAVNDAGAKKLGLKTSEESKQKAPDGSLQIIKRLFKDSTESEVKNLEMPESTVVDYHEITLSNQPHIIVLQRLRSLDALVNGAIVSDQWTFGFVVPKEELYRSLDRAQATIEQTRGDITRSQGLITIGSLLIVMLGVYLVARRMTGALVALSEGASRMRQGDYGVRIEATTGDEIGQLTHAFNDMAAEIRAHTNNLEELVRARTVELEEANKEITSLNAQLAQENLRLGAELDVARRLQLMVLPPTRELDEIKDLDIAGYMSPADEVGGDYYDVLRGNGVIKIGIGDVTGHGLESGVLMLMVQTAVRTLLASNETDPTRFLGIVNKVIYQNIQRINSDKNLTLSLMDYSDGKLMLTGQHEEVIVVRKNGELERIDTTEFGIPVGMDEDITDFLSNTEIPMESGDVAVLFTDGVTEAERTDTAQYGVERLCEVVVEHHAKTSREIKEAIIADVMAHIGTNKVYDDITVLVIKRL; encoded by the coding sequence ATGCTGGTCGTGTCGTCTGATCACCGCAGCAATGGATCTCCGAATGCACCGAGCGGCATCTTCGCGAGGCTCAACAAGTTCAATACGAAGTTTCTGCTCGTAACGGGTGTCAGCGTCGTCGTGGGCGCGGTGCTCAACGTGATGGTTGCGCAAACGGGCCTCGTACAACTCAGCGCTCGTTCGCGATCCGAAATCGAGCAGGGTCTCACGACGTCGACGCGCGAATACTTGATCAACCACCTCAACGACAAGGTCAAGTACACCGACTACGAGCTGGGACACGTCGAGAAGGACATCGATACGCTGGCGGCGATTGTACAGAACTTCATCGATCGCGATGCGGACATCGAGCCGGTTCTGCGCGAAGCTGCAAACCTCCCAGCGCTCAAAGACAAACTCGTCTACAACCAAAAATCGGGCTGGTATCAGAACGCCAATGACGAGCCGGCGGTCGTCGCAGCTTGGGGCTACCAAGGCGACAAGGAGACGGGCACGCTGAAGCCTGAAACACAGGCATTGGTCGATCGCACGGCGATCTTGGATCTCATCATGCCCGCGATCGCGGCGAATGGTTCGTCCAAGGTGCAGATTTACTACGTCGGGCCGCACGAAAACCCGATCGCGCGCCTGACGCCTTACGTCGACATCGGCAACATCCTCGATGGAATGGCTCCCGGCCACAACGAGAAGAATTGGTATGACTTCTTCTATCCCGGCTTGACGGAAGGCTGTACGAAGTGGCTATCCGAACCCGGAGGCCTGGCAAAGCGCAAGTCGCAGATCGTCAACTACGGTCCTTACGACGATGCTGCCGGCCAAGGCCTCGTGATGACGCTCTTTCATCCGGTGTGGAACAAGGAGCGCACGGCGTTTGCTGGAACCATTGGTTTCGACATTTCGCTCGCGAAGATCGTCGATTCGATCAAGGACGTGAAGCTACGTGAGACGGGGTTTGCGTTCCTTGCGCAAGCCGATGGCAATCTTTTGGCCGTGAATGATGCGGGCGCCAAGAAGCTCGGCCTGAAGACCAGCGAAGAAAGCAAGCAAAAGGCGCCCGACGGCAGTCTTCAAATCATCAAGCGGCTCTTCAAGGACAGTACGGAGAGCGAGGTCAAGAACCTCGAGATGCCCGAAAGTACGGTCGTCGATTATCACGAAATTACATTGAGCAATCAGCCGCACATCATCGTGCTTCAGCGTCTTCGTTCGCTCGATGCGCTCGTCAATGGCGCGATCGTGTCCGACCAGTGGACGTTCGGGTTCGTCGTTCCGAAGGAAGAGCTTTACCGATCGCTCGATCGCGCGCAGGCGACGATCGAGCAGACGCGAGGGGACATTACACGCAGCCAGGGGTTGATCACGATAGGGTCACTGCTCATCGTGATGCTTGGCGTCTACCTCGTGGCTCGCCGCATGACCGGGGCGCTCGTGGCGCTGTCGGAAGGTGCATCGCGCATGCGCCAAGGTGATTACGGGGTACGTATCGAAGCGACGACGGGCGACGAGATCGGTCAGCTCACGCATGCCTTCAACGACATGGCGGCCGAAATTCGCGCGCACACGAACAACCTCGAAGAACTCGTTCGAGCACGAACGGTCGAGCTCGAGGAAGCGAACAAGGAGATCACGAGCCTCAACGCGCAGCTTGCGCAGGAGAACCTGCGTCTCGGCGCGGAGCTCGACGTCGCGCGCCGTTTGCAGCTCATGGTGCTGCCTCCGACGCGCGAGCTCGACGAGATCAAGGACCTCGACATTGCGGGTTACATGTCGCCGGCGGACGAGGTTGGAGGCGATTACTACGACGTTTTGCGAGGCAACGGCGTCATCAAGATCGGCATTGGTGACGTGACGGGTCACGGTCTCGAGAGCGGCGTGCTGATGCTGATGGTGCAGACGGCGGTGCGGACGCTTCTTGCGAGCAACGAGACGGATCCGACGCGCTTTTTGGGCATCGTCAACAAGGTCATCTACCAGAACATTCAGCGCATCAACTCGGACAAGAACCTTACGCTTTCGCTGATGGACTACAGCGACGGCAAGCTCATGCTCACGGGGCAGCACGAGGAAGTGATCGTCGTGCGCAAGAATGGTGAGCTCGAGCGAATCGACACGACGGAGTTCGGGATTCCGGTGGGCATGGATGAAGACATCACCGACTTCCTGTCCAATACGGAAATTCCGATGGAGTCCGGTGACGTTGCTGTTCTCTTCACGGACGGGGTGACGGAGGCCGAGCGAACGGATACGGCGCAATATGGTGTGGAGCGACTGTGTGAGGTCGTCGTCGAGCACCACGCGAAAACTTCGCGAGAAATCAAAGAGGCGATCATCGCCGACGTGATGGCACACATTGGGACGAACAAGGTTTACGATGACATCACGGTGTTGGTCATCAAGAGGCTATGA
- a CDS encoding SpoIIE family protein phosphatase — MTASNDSTTERVAEILAEAAVIDSVKTFLSDEAAAERLLSTKEGRLEFLARSRTVVEQCERLRSEMEEMAVVHELTLEHATRIENELELQNRIVSEDLEVARGIQQSLMPDPAMLADFVDIAVYHKQLTEVGGDYYDFSQLPGDRFAVSVYDISGHGVSSALIMTFLKAQIENATKRLDSPSAIVDWVNRASYAFLRGVRRYATVNFVMFSDRFLRYVSGGGYGLLVRRGEQKTFNRVGNYIGLRTKPFREFELPFEERDIVALYTDGMVEALDENGKGYTVQRLNDLIARHSDEPVQDILNRCVEDYTNFRAQDTDDITLLILRRCAK, encoded by the coding sequence ATGACCGCATCGAACGACAGCACGACGGAACGCGTGGCCGAGATATTGGCTGAAGCCGCGGTCATCGATTCCGTCAAGACGTTTCTTTCGGACGAAGCAGCCGCCGAGCGATTGCTTTCGACGAAGGAAGGTCGGCTGGAGTTCCTTGCCCGCAGCCGCACGGTGGTCGAGCAATGCGAGCGGTTGCGATCCGAAATGGAGGAGATGGCGGTCGTTCACGAGCTGACGCTCGAACACGCAACGCGTATCGAGAACGAGCTCGAATTGCAAAATCGAATCGTCAGCGAAGATCTCGAGGTGGCTCGGGGAATTCAGCAATCGCTCATGCCCGATCCAGCCATGCTCGCCGACTTCGTTGACATTGCCGTGTATCACAAGCAATTGACGGAAGTCGGAGGCGACTACTACGACTTTTCACAATTGCCCGGTGATCGATTTGCGGTGAGCGTGTACGACATTTCCGGTCACGGCGTGTCGTCGGCGCTCATCATGACGTTCCTCAAGGCCCAAATCGAAAATGCCACCAAGCGCCTCGATAGTCCGAGCGCCATCGTCGATTGGGTCAACCGTGCTTCGTACGCTTTTCTTCGCGGGGTGCGCCGTTATGCAACGGTCAACTTCGTGATGTTCAGTGATAGGTTTCTGCGCTACGTGTCAGGCGGCGGTTATGGACTTCTCGTCCGACGCGGAGAGCAAAAAACCTTTAATCGGGTAGGCAATTACATTGGTTTGAGAACCAAGCCGTTTCGTGAATTCGAGCTCCCTTTCGAGGAGCGCGACATCGTGGCACTCTACACGGACGGAATGGTCGAGGCTCTAGACGAAAACGGAAAGGGTTATACCGTGCAACGTCTCAACGACTTGATCGCGCGGCATAGCGACGAACCCGTCCAGGATATCCTGAATCGGTGTGTCGAGGACTACACCAATTTCAGGGCCCAGGACACGGACGACATTACCCTCCTCATCCTGCGAAGGTGCGCCAAATGA
- a CDS encoding ATP-binding protein, translating into MCRGLHQFQGPGHGRHYPPHPAKVRQMSTGGTRTQTAVGASIYISPLDHVAGDVAGLLGNFLFDLLGMFYPRQICSKANVVVIELVTNVMEHCTIRDGALKVDLKIDGDDLLITVANPVTPDVFEAVKNRFTVIANAEDPKKLLADTVRERRIDRAKGGLGLMRLTAESKFRLTAEYEQGFLIVKAQFPMRGFA; encoded by the coding sequence GTGTGTCGAGGACTACACCAATTTCAGGGCCCAGGACACGGACGACATTACCCTCCTCATCCTGCGAAGGTGCGCCAAATGAGCACAGGGGGTACCCGAACGCAGACTGCCGTTGGCGCGTCGATCTACATCTCGCCTCTCGACCATGTCGCGGGTGACGTCGCCGGTCTGCTCGGCAATTTCCTATTCGATTTGCTCGGGATGTTCTATCCCCGGCAAATCTGCTCGAAGGCCAATGTGGTCGTCATCGAGCTGGTCACCAATGTGATGGAGCATTGCACGATTCGCGACGGCGCCTTGAAAGTCGACCTCAAAATCGACGGCGACGACCTGCTCATCACCGTTGCCAATCCCGTCACTCCCGACGTCTTCGAAGCCGTGAAAAACCGCTTCACCGTCATCGCCAATGCCGAAGACCCGAAGAAGCTTCTTGCCGATACCGTCCGTGAACGGCGGATCGACCGCGCCAAGGGCGGCCTCGGACTGATGCGCCTCACGGCCGAAAGCAAATTCCGGCTCACCGCCGAATACGAACAGGGCTTTCTCATTGTCAAAGCGCAATTCCCGATGAGAGGTTTCGCATGA